TATGTGCCGTAACAAGTACACTCAGAGGATCGGACCTGATTCTTGCCTTTGACCCATCCATTCAAAAACTGCCTGCCCCCCGAAGCACAAGCGGTCACGTAAACATCGAGGAACTGCTCGCAGCCGATGCGCAGCTTGTTATTGCCGGTACTTTCGACGGAACTATTGTGGAGAAAAAGACCCGTATACCCGTTGCATATACTGAAAGCAACATGAACCATGGCCTCGATCTCTTAAAGAGAGAGATGCGTTTCTACGCCGATGTTTTCCAAAAACAGGACCGTGCAGAGAAATATATTGTTTACCTGGAGAAGACGATAGCTTTTGTCAGGTCTCGTACTAAGGATATCCCCCAGTCAGAACGAAAGACACTCTTTAACGGATACGGCCCCAACCATCTCGTCACCCTTGGCGGCGATACCTTCATGCATGAGCGTATTGAGACAGCCGGCTGCATTGATGCCGCAGCATCCATCAGCTCTGCCGGAGTCAAGGAAGGGCTCCACTCAGGACTCGCTGAGATGTCCATGGAAAAAATACTGGGCTGGAATCCCGATATTCTTGTCATTGATTCAGGAGACCCGGCTGATATATACAAGAATCCCAAATGGAAAAGTATCAAGGCTGTGCAGAATAAAAAGGTCTACAAACAGCCTGTGGGCGTCTTTATATGGGATCGTCCTACTGCTGAGGCGGCTGTACTGCACCCTTTATGGCTTGCAAAAACAGCATACCCGGAACACTTTAAGGATGTGAATCTCGTAAAGGAGGTGCAGCGGTTCTACAGGGAAATAATGGGCTTTAATCTGACTCGCGACATGGCTGGAGCAGTCCTTGCTGGAAAGCTGGGTATCAGGTTTGTAGGCAACTCAGGGAGAAAATAGGTACTGTAAGTGGAATCCAATAAAAAAACCGGCATTCATCTTGATCCGGTGAAACTTCAGATTTTCCTGGTGGTGCTGCTTGCGGGTGTTTCCATAACAGCGCTCATGTCAGGTCAATTGAGGATTCATCCCTATGAAGTTGTCCGTATCCTTCTGTCAGGGGTTTTCCCGCTCGAGAAAACCTGGAGTCCAACCCTCGAATCAGTACTCTTCGATGTCCGTCTCCCCAGACTTCTCGCCGGTCTCCTTGTCGGCGCGGGACTTTCCATTTCCGGTGCTGCATTTCAGGGTCTCTTTCGCAATCCCCTTGT
Above is a window of Pseudomonadota bacterium DNA encoding:
- a CDS encoding ABC transporter substrate-binding protein — protein: MNSRITVYFTVTVVFIFSILAGQAAAKSQVVRTITDMTGRQIKVPDPLTRVALFGGPTGQIAYILGARNQLCAVTSTLRGSDLILAFDPSIQKLPAPRSTSGHVNIEELLAADAQLVIAGTFDGTIVEKKTRIPVAYTESNMNHGLDLLKREMRFYADVFQKQDRAEKYIVYLEKTIAFVRSRTKDIPQSERKTLFNGYGPNHLVTLGGDTFMHERIETAGCIDAAASISSAGVKEGLHSGLAEMSMEKILGWNPDILVIDSGDPADIYKNPKWKSIKAVQNKKVYKQPVGVFIWDRPTAEAAVLHPLWLAKTAYPEHFKDVNLVKEVQRFYREIMGFNLTRDMAGAVLAGKLGIRFVGNSGRK